One Pseudodesulfovibrio senegalensis DNA segment encodes these proteins:
- a CDS encoding aspartate ammonia-lyase: MSQPETEDTRTEHDGLGQLEVPADAYWGIHTLRAVRNFPFSGHGLHPAFIRAFAQVKLACARANTRLGFMDQELGQAVMDACEELAQGEHADQIVVDPFQGGAGTSTNMNFNEVIAGRAAELLGGDRGDRELVHPIRDVNMHQSTNDVYPTALKVAVLGLLDKLERAISRLQESLQKRESDMRDVVKVARTELIDAVPMTLDMTFSAFADAIARDRWRIFKCRERIKRVNLGGTAIGTGLGAPRDYVLAVAGHLAAITGLPVSRAENLVEATQNMDVFVEVSGMLKALATNLMKMASDLRLLSSGPDTGLAEINLPPLQCGSSIMAGKINPVMPEAVTQAAIRVMANDQAITMAASMGQLELNHLLPLIAHAMPESLDLLTASCLGLSEHCIQGVTANRERCLEHVEQSKALATVLVPALGYDHVEALVAEARESGRSVRQQAIHMGVASQEAVERLLSPRQLCKLGFTPGEFEELNKP; the protein is encoded by the coding sequence ATGTCACAACCAGAGACAGAAGATACCCGCACGGAACACGACGGGCTGGGCCAACTCGAAGTCCCCGCGGACGCTTACTGGGGCATCCACACCCTGCGGGCGGTCCGAAACTTTCCCTTTTCCGGCCATGGGCTGCATCCCGCCTTCATCAGGGCGTTCGCCCAGGTCAAGCTTGCCTGCGCGCGCGCCAATACCCGCCTCGGTTTCATGGATCAGGAACTCGGGCAGGCCGTGATGGACGCCTGCGAGGAACTCGCACAAGGCGAACATGCCGACCAGATCGTGGTGGACCCGTTTCAGGGCGGAGCCGGAACCTCCACCAACATGAACTTCAACGAAGTCATTGCCGGGCGGGCGGCCGAATTGCTGGGCGGCGACCGTGGAGACCGCGAGCTGGTTCACCCCATACGCGACGTGAACATGCACCAGTCCACCAACGACGTGTATCCCACGGCGCTCAAGGTGGCGGTGCTGGGCCTGCTGGACAAGCTCGAACGCGCCATTTCCCGACTTCAGGAATCCCTGCAAAAACGCGAAAGCGACATGCGCGACGTGGTCAAGGTGGCTCGCACCGAACTCATCGACGCCGTCCCCATGACGCTGGACATGACCTTCAGCGCCTTTGCCGACGCCATAGCCCGTGACCGCTGGCGCATCTTCAAGTGCCGGGAACGCATCAAGCGGGTCAATCTGGGCGGCACGGCCATCGGCACCGGGCTGGGCGCACCGCGTGACTACGTCCTTGCCGTGGCCGGACATCTGGCCGCCATCACGGGCTTGCCCGTGTCGCGGGCCGAGAACCTCGTGGAGGCCACGCAGAACATGGACGTGTTCGTGGAAGTCTCGGGCATGCTCAAGGCGCTGGCAACCAACCTGATGAAAATGGCCTCGGACCTGCGGCTGCTTTCCAGCGGTCCGGACACGGGGCTTGCTGAAATCAATCTACCGCCGCTCCAGTGCGGTTCCTCCATCATGGCGGGCAAGATCAATCCGGTCATGCCCGAAGCCGTGACACAGGCAGCCATCCGGGTCATGGCCAACGATCAGGCCATAACCATGGCCGCATCAATGGGACAGCTGGAACTCAACCACCTGCTGCCGCTCATTGCCCACGCCATGCCCGAATCGCTGGACCTGCTCACCGCATCCTGCCTCGGGCTCTCCGAACACTGCATTCAGGGCGTCACGGCCAACCGGGAACGCTGCCTCGAACACGTGGAACAGAGCAAGGCGCTGGCAACGGTGTTGGTGCCCGCACTGGGATACGACCACGTGGAGGCCCTCGTTGCCGAGGCTCGGGAATCGGGCAGATCCGTGCGGCAGCAGGCCATACACATGGGCGTGGCCTCGCAGGAGGCCGTGGAGCGGCTGCTTTCCCCCCGCCAACTGTGCAAGCTGGGGTTCACGCCCGGCGAATTCGAGGAGCTGAACAAACCATGA
- a CDS encoding iron hydrogenase small subunit, with amino-acid sequence MKMNRRGFMKTCGIMAGYAVLGVNLTKEAVASAMDFVGMRQKSVYDADANSKIYKYRKSQDNPMIKKIYDHKNGFLHEGPCGHMSHHLLHTHYVDRSARLATLKDKGFKFNL; translated from the coding sequence ATGAAAATGAACAGACGCGGTTTTATGAAAACCTGCGGCATCATGGCCGGGTATGCCGTTCTCGGTGTCAACCTGACCAAGGAAGCCGTGGCAAGCGCCATGGATTTCGTGGGCATGCGCCAGAAATCCGTATACGACGCCGATGCCAATTCCAAGATCTACAAATACAGGAAATCTCAGGACAACCCCATGATCAAGAAAATCTATGATCACAAGAACGGTTTCCTGCACGAAGGGCCTTGCGGACACATGTCCCACCACCTGCTGCACACGCACTACGTTGATCGCAGCGCACGGCTGGCCACCCTCAAGGACAAGGGCTTCAAGTTCAACTTGTAA
- a CDS encoding [FeFe] hydrogenase, group A, whose protein sequence is MKQIEGVMYQANAPKGVDPDGIFFVQVDPAKCEACGSCDEVCATGAIQAINDDGIHAVVDPAACMNCGQCLVNCPYGAIYEGVSYVDEIFEKLKDPDTIVVSMPAPAVRYGLGECFGAPTGTYVGGKMHAALRKLGFDYIWDNEFTADVTIMEEGTELIQRVKEQGKKNARPLPQFTSCCPGWVKFAETFYPDLMPNLSSCKSPIGMLGPLAKTYGAHETHTKAKKIYTVSIMPCIAKKYEGLRPELADSGFRDIDATINTRELAHMIKTAGISFNSLPSQQPDPALGDSTGAATIFGNSGGVMEAALRLAYEVLSGKKLDNPDIKVVRTHEGINTADVKVPGFGTVKVAVASGLSNAAKLCDEVRAGKSPYHFIEIMSCPGGCVNGGGQPLDPEIRASLFRSTVAQINKRFRARKVTA, encoded by the coding sequence ATGAAACAGATTGAAGGCGTGATGTACCAAGCCAACGCACCCAAAGGTGTCGACCCGGACGGAATATTCTTCGTCCAGGTGGACCCCGCCAAGTGCGAAGCCTGCGGCAGCTGCGACGAAGTATGCGCCACCGGCGCCATACAGGCCATCAACGACGACGGCATCCATGCGGTTGTCGATCCCGCGGCCTGCATGAACTGTGGTCAATGTCTGGTCAACTGCCCCTACGGCGCAATCTACGAAGGCGTTTCCTATGTAGACGAAATCTTTGAAAAGCTGAAAGACCCCGACACCATCGTGGTCTCCATGCCCGCCCCTGCCGTGCGCTACGGATTGGGCGAATGCTTCGGCGCTCCCACAGGCACTTACGTGGGCGGCAAGATGCATGCGGCTCTGCGCAAGCTCGGATTCGACTACATCTGGGACAACGAGTTCACCGCCGACGTGACCATCATGGAAGAAGGCACCGAACTCATCCAGCGCGTCAAGGAACAGGGCAAGAAAAACGCCCGTCCCCTGCCGCAGTTCACTTCCTGCTGCCCGGGCTGGGTCAAATTCGCGGAGACCTTCTACCCGGACCTGATGCCCAACCTGTCCAGCTGCAAGTCGCCCATCGGCATGCTCGGCCCCCTGGCCAAGACCTACGGCGCGCATGAGACCCACACGAAGGCCAAGAAGATCTACACCGTGTCCATCATGCCCTGCATCGCCAAGAAGTATGAAGGCCTGCGCCCGGAACTGGCAGACAGCGGCTTCCGCGACATCGATGCCACCATCAACACCCGTGAGCTGGCCCACATGATCAAGACCGCGGGCATCAGCTTCAACAGCCTGCCTTCGCAGCAGCCCGACCCGGCCCTGGGCGACTCCACCGGCGCGGCGACCATCTTCGGTAACAGCGGCGGCGTCATGGAAGCGGCCCTGCGCCTTGCCTACGAAGTGCTCTCCGGCAAGAAGCTGGACAACCCGGACATCAAGGTGGTCCGCACCCACGAAGGCATTAACACCGCCGACGTCAAGGTTCCCGGATTCGGCACCGTCAAGGTGGCCGTGGCCAGTGGCCTGAGCAACGCGGCCAAGCTCTGCGATGAAGTACGCGCAGGCAAATCGCCCTACCACTTCATCGAAATCATGAGCTGCCCCGGTGGTTGCGTAAACGGCGGCGGCCAGCCTCTGGATCCGGAAATCCGGGCATCGCTGTTCAGAAGCACCGTGGCCCAGATCAACAAGCGTTTCCGGGCGCGCAAGGTCACAGCCTAA
- the hypE gene encoding hydrogenase expression/formation protein HypE — translation MSDKVLLDYGSGGRASQRLVSGLFLEHLGNEELDRLNDAAVFTLSGRTAMSTDSFTVDPIFFPGGDIGSLAVHGTVNDVAMMGAIPRYITCGYIIEEGLPMDDLERIVASMGEACRHAGVHVVSGDTKVVPRGAVDKIFINTTGVGEVIADPEPGGDRARPGDAVLISGTIGDHGLTVLGTREGLDFEAKVESDSAALNHLLVRLVQELPDVHVLRDPTRGGLATTLNEITVSSNVCCELVEDDLPVRPEVRGGCSLLGLDPLYLANEGKFICVVPEADAEKALAIMRADPLGTDARRIGTMTDANPGKVVLVTRLGGKRLLGMLEGEQLPRIC, via the coding sequence ATGTCCGACAAGGTTCTTCTTGATTACGGCAGTGGCGGGCGCGCTTCGCAGCGTCTTGTTTCCGGGTTGTTTCTGGAACATCTGGGCAACGAGGAGCTCGACCGGCTCAATGACGCGGCCGTGTTTACCCTGTCCGGCCGGACGGCCATGAGTACGGACTCCTTTACCGTGGACCCCATCTTCTTCCCGGGCGGCGACATCGGTTCGCTGGCCGTGCACGGCACGGTCAACGACGTGGCCATGATGGGCGCCATACCGCGTTACATCACCTGCGGCTACATCATCGAGGAAGGGTTGCCCATGGACGATCTGGAACGGATCGTGGCCTCCATGGGCGAGGCTTGCCGGCATGCCGGGGTGCATGTTGTTTCCGGTGACACCAAGGTCGTGCCCCGGGGGGCCGTGGACAAGATATTCATCAACACCACGGGCGTGGGCGAGGTCATCGCGGACCCGGAACCGGGCGGGGACAGGGCGCGTCCCGGTGATGCAGTGCTCATTTCCGGCACCATCGGCGACCATGGCCTGACCGTGCTCGGCACCCGCGAGGGCCTTGATTTCGAGGCCAAGGTGGAGTCGGACTCGGCCGCGCTCAACCATCTGCTGGTCCGGCTGGTGCAAGAGCTGCCCGACGTGCATGTATTGCGCGATCCCACCCGGGGCGGGCTGGCAACGACCCTGAACGAGATAACGGTCAGTTCCAATGTCTGCTGCGAACTGGTGGAAGACGATCTGCCTGTGCGTCCCGAAGTCCGGGGCGGGTGTTCATTGCTCGGTCTGGACCCGCTGTATCTGGCCAACGAGGGCAAGTTCATCTGCGTTGTTCCCGAGGCGGACGCGGAAAAGGCGCTTGCGATCATGCGCGCCGACCCGCTGGGCACGGATGCGCGGCGCATCGGCACCATGACCGACGCCAATCCCGGCAAGGTGGTGCTGGTCACTCGGCTGGGCGGCAAGCGTTTGCTGGGGATGCTTGAAGGGGAACAGCTTCCTCGCATCTGCTAG
- a CDS encoding TM1266 family iron-only hydrogenase system putative regulator, producing MQKRLGIIGIIIKDRNKAAATVNTILSEYGEMIVGRMGLPFKERGLSIIDLIVEADTDEVGALTGKIGMIDGVQVKSLLV from the coding sequence ATGCAGAAACGGCTGGGCATCATCGGCATCATCATCAAGGACAGGAACAAGGCGGCCGCCACGGTCAACACCATCCTGAGCGAATACGGGGAAATGATCGTGGGGCGCATGGGGCTGCCGTTCAAGGAACGTGGGCTGAGCATCATCGACCTGATCGTGGAGGCCGACACCGACGAGGTGGGCGCGCTGACCGGAAAGATCGGCATGATCGACGGGGTGCAGGTCAAATCGCTGCTGGTCTAG
- a CDS encoding nitrogenase component 1: protein MELDHARIRVEDLKSKPDFPFAPLEGVGPNLAGWGVIETCLLLPESVAVMVGPSACLRHSAFMAHARGFTERFHMLCLSELDMSMGNHLGKLEKGVADIIARRDEKVVFLIVGCPDYILGTDFTGVINRLEQSTGRKIILGAMAPITIGLKESPFTSAYTSFFDFLKDEERVVDDGVVNLLGTFMPLSDQGELYRVLGDAGMDEVIQIPLCPDLKAFSRMARGRASVVMHPLANGLSGKMESEMGIPTCFAPTSYGFAAIREQYARIAEAVGRSLDIDRYEQDARQAAEPMFEELRGKSVAVGCSINGSPFELALALLENGVDVDTLFARGTIKPYEWDLVARLREIRPEIMVYNASHPALCGQIEPFDHVEVAYGVDAGIYCANAANVPLSRYQEQKYGFEATLWMLEQTREALANPVSNHDWIYGHDFLI, encoded by the coding sequence TGCTGCTGCCCGAATCCGTGGCGGTCATGGTCGGGCCTTCGGCCTGCCTGCGCCATTCGGCCTTCATGGCCCACGCGCGCGGATTCACCGAGCGTTTCCACATGCTGTGCCTGTCCGAACTGGACATGTCCATGGGCAACCATCTGGGCAAGCTGGAAAAAGGCGTGGCCGACATCATCGCGCGCCGGGACGAGAAGGTCGTTTTCCTGATCGTGGGCTGCCCGGACTACATTCTGGGCACGGACTTCACCGGGGTCATCAACCGGCTGGAACAATCCACGGGCCGGAAGATCATTCTCGGGGCCATGGCGCCCATCACCATAGGGCTCAAGGAATCGCCGTTCACCTCGGCCTACACCTCGTTCTTCGATTTTCTGAAGGACGAAGAGCGTGTCGTAGACGACGGCGTGGTCAATCTGCTGGGAACGTTCATGCCGCTCTCGGATCAGGGCGAGCTGTACCGGGTTCTCGGTGACGCGGGCATGGACGAGGTCATCCAGATTCCCCTGTGCCCGGACCTGAAGGCCTTTTCGCGCATGGCCCGGGGGAGGGCGTCGGTAGTCATGCATCCGCTGGCCAACGGGTTGAGCGGAAAAATGGAAAGCGAAATGGGCATTCCAACCTGTTTCGCGCCCACATCCTACGGGTTTGCGGCCATCCGTGAGCAGTACGCACGCATTGCCGAAGCCGTGGGTCGCTCTCTTGATATCGACAGGTACGAGCAGGACGCCCGGCAGGCGGCCGAACCCATGTTCGAGGAATTGCGCGGCAAGTCCGTGGCCGTGGGGTGCAGCATCAACGGCAGCCCGTTCGAGCTGGCCTTGGCGCTGCTGGAGAACGGCGTGGACGTGGACACCTTGTTCGCGCGCGGCACCATCAAGCCCTATGAATGGGATCTTGTGGCCCGGCTGCGGGAAATCAGGCCGGAGATCATGGTCTACAACGCTTCCCATCCGGCGCTGTGCGGGCAAATCGAGCCGTTCGACCATGTGGAGGTCGCCTACGGTGTGGACGCGGGCATCTATTGCGCCAACGCGGCCAACGTGCCCCTGTCGCGCTATCAGGAGCAGAAGTACGGCTTCGAGGCCACGCTCTGGATGCTGGAGCAGACCCGCGAGGCACTGGCAAATCCCGTTTCCAACCACGACTGGATCTACGGTCACGACTTCCTCATCTAA
- a CDS encoding nitrogenase component 1, with protein sequence MKEYHHLLPLATGYFGVSSALYDFEGLVVVYGPAGGAWHINIEDEPRWYRGPATVVGAGLLEMDVILGNDDKFIDNIVETAKGLNRRFVALSGTPISEIIGTDLKGFVRTIAARTDMPVFMVPTAGSEPYPEGASKALLALADKFMDPDAPKQTDGINILGAIHLSTGREAHIEPLLKAVESAGFRTVSVFSAPITGQEDPLEGVRRAPGAALNAVVSTSGIDLAERMHADYGIPFVTGMPVGIAGRDAFLALLRGEKTAPAPGPHKTAPYKHALIIGEPTLGYGLKYCLNNDFGIARADVISVTPSEPLFRESEGRAGLLAERGAGDRDTDGEAEIGELMNDPSVDLIIADPCYRALLTGSAKFVPLPHIAMSARIHWDMEYEYALDEGYAYLASQLFEDGAVS encoded by the coding sequence ATGAAAGAATATCATCACCTTCTCCCCCTTGCCACGGGCTACTTCGGCGTCAGTTCCGCGCTGTACGATTTCGAGGGGCTCGTGGTCGTCTACGGTCCTGCCGGCGGGGCATGGCACATCAACATCGAGGACGAGCCGCGCTGGTATCGCGGCCCGGCCACCGTTGTGGGTGCCGGGCTTCTGGAAATGGACGTCATTCTGGGCAACGACGACAAGTTCATCGACAACATCGTCGAGACGGCCAAGGGCCTGAACCGGCGTTTTGTGGCTCTGTCCGGCACGCCCATATCCGAGATCATCGGCACGGACCTCAAGGGATTCGTCCGCACTATCGCGGCCCGCACGGACATGCCGGTGTTCATGGTTCCCACGGCCGGTTCCGAGCCGTATCCCGAGGGCGCGTCCAAGGCTTTGCTGGCATTGGCCGACAAGTTCATGGACCCGGACGCTCCCAAACAGACCGACGGCATCAACATTCTCGGGGCCATCCATCTGTCCACGGGCAGGGAGGCCCATATTGAACCGTTGCTCAAGGCCGTGGAGTCCGCCGGTTTCAGGACCGTAAGCGTGTTTTCCGCGCCAATTACCGGGCAGGAAGATCCGCTGGAAGGCGTGCGCCGTGCGCCGGGCGCTGCCTTGAACGCCGTTGTTTCCACCAGCGGAATCGATCTGGCCGAACGCATGCACGCCGATTACGGCATTCCGTTCGTGACTGGCATGCCCGTGGGAATCGCCGGGCGGGACGCCTTTCTGGCCCTGCTGCGCGGTGAGAAAACTGCTCCTGCGCCCGGGCCGCACAAGACCGCTCCGTACAAGCATGCCCTGATCATCGGAGAGCCGACCCTCGGCTACGGGTTGAAGTATTGCCTGAACAATGACTTCGGCATTGCGCGCGCGGACGTGATCTCGGTTACCCCGAGCGAGCCGCTTTTCCGCGAGTCCGAAGGGCGCGCCGGATTGCTGGCCGAACGCGGCGCGGGTGACCGTGACACTGACGGCGAGGCTGAAATCGGTGAACTCATGAACGATCCGTCCGTGGACCTGATCATTGCCGATCCGTGTTATCGCGCGCTGCTTACCGGCTCCGCGAAATTCGTTCCCCTGCCGCATATCGCCATGAGCGCCCGGATTCACTGGGATATGGAATATGAATACGCGCTGGACGAGGGGTATGCGTATCTGGCTTCGCAACTGTTTGAGGACGGGGCTGTCTCGTAG
- the hypD gene encoding hydrogenase formation protein HypD codes for MSFDILDRFGDPQLCRNVLDTLARELDGELRFMEVCGTHTVSIFQSGLRSLLPEGIVHLSGPGCPVCVTHESEVNAFLDLAGKDGVILTTFGDLMRVPGDNGRNLKKAQADGARVRVVYSPFDTLKLARENPDDLVVFIGVGFETTAPTIAGTMKMARQEGIRNLRILCFHKTVPTALDALLSDQDIALDGFILPGHVSAVIGVEPYRFIPQTFGKSAVVAGFEPLDILEALLRMVEWRKRGEARVDNTYTRIVSEHGNSRAMDVMYEVFEPCDALWRGLGLIPGSGLEIRDGWVEFDAKREFDIVIEEGPALPGCKCGEILKGVKRPDQCPLFGKACTPANPVGPCMVSTEGSCAAYYKYKVD; via the coding sequence ATGAGCTTCGACATACTGGATCGTTTTGGCGATCCGCAACTGTGCCGGAACGTGCTTGATACACTGGCCCGCGAACTGGATGGCGAGCTGCGTTTCATGGAGGTCTGCGGCACCCATACCGTGTCCATTTTCCAGAGCGGCCTTCGCTCGCTTTTGCCCGAGGGCATCGTGCATCTGAGCGGGCCGGGGTGCCCGGTCTGCGTGACCCACGAGTCCGAGGTCAACGCGTTTCTGGACCTGGCCGGGAAAGACGGCGTGATCCTGACTACGTTCGGCGACCTCATGCGCGTTCCCGGCGATAACGGCCGCAACCTCAAGAAGGCGCAGGCCGACGGTGCGCGGGTCCGGGTGGTCTATTCCCCGTTCGACACCCTCAAGCTGGCCCGGGAGAACCCGGACGATCTGGTGGTCTTCATCGGCGTGGGGTTCGAGACCACGGCCCCCACCATTGCCGGGACCATGAAGATGGCCCGACAGGAGGGCATCCGCAACCTGCGCATCCTCTGTTTCCACAAGACCGTTCCCACGGCTCTGGATGCGTTGCTTTCCGATCAGGACATCGCTTTGGACGGTTTCATCCTGCCCGGGCACGTGTCCGCGGTCATCGGTGTGGAGCCCTATCGGTTCATTCCGCAAACGTTCGGCAAGTCCGCAGTGGTGGCCGGGTTCGAGCCTCTGGACATACTGGAGGCGCTGCTGCGGATGGTGGAATGGAGAAAACGGGGCGAGGCCCGCGTGGACAACACGTATACCCGCATTGTGAGCGAGCACGGCAACAGCCGGGCCATGGATGTCATGTACGAGGTTTTCGAGCCCTGCGACGCCCTGTGGCGCGGGCTGGGGTTGATCCCCGGTTCCGGGCTGGAGATTCGCGACGGGTGGGTCGAATTCGACGCCAAGCGGGAGTTCGACATTGTCATTGAGGAAGGCCCGGCGCTTCCCGGCTGCAAGTGCGGCGAGATTCTCAAGGGCGTTAAGCGGCCCGACCAGTGCCCGCTTTTCGGCAAGGCGTGTACGCCTGCCAATCCGGTCGGCCCGTGCATGGTTTCCACCGAGGGGAGCTGCGCGGCCTACTACAAATACAAGGTGGATTGA
- a CDS encoding HypC/HybG/HupF family hydrogenase formation chaperone: MCLAVPAEVLSIENDIAVCRVDRGQTTIRASLMLLPEPPQIGEFLIIHAGFALNILDREQAEESLRTISQDANCPLSTGTEG; encoded by the coding sequence ATGTGTCTTGCCGTTCCCGCTGAAGTGCTTTCCATTGAGAACGATATCGCCGTCTGCCGCGTGGACCGCGGGCAGACCACCATCAGGGCATCGCTGATGCTGCTGCCCGAACCGCCGCAGATAGGCGAGTTCCTGATCATCCATGCCGGGTTCGCCCTGAACATCCTTGACCGTGAACAGGCCGAGGAGAGCCTGCGGACCATCAGTCAGGACGCGAACTGTCCCCTGAGTACCGGCACCGAGGGGTAG
- the hydF gene encoding [FeFe] hydrogenase H-cluster maturation GTPase HydF has translation MSKAPRGVRLVIALAGRRNAGKSSLINALTGQETAIVSDTPGTTTDPVAKHYELLPLGPVTFYDTAGLDDEGELGELRVKATRKILYRCDVAVIVLGEEGLTDYEQKLLATVREMGIPYILVWNKADLRNATGGPVQVNGQTVDCLDVSAADGTNVTRLKELIIDSVPPEYRQERLIVGDLINEGDSVLCVVPIDLAAPKGRLILPQVQVLREILDCDAMGTVVKEREIEAALDGFSRKPALVVTDSQVVMSVAGDVPDDIPLTTFSTLFARYKGDLDCLVQGASAIDDLKDGDSVLIGEACSHHDVADDIGRVKIPRWMTRYTGRDLNFEVYSGHDFPEDLERFSLVVHCGACMLNRTGMLRRIAECSRRNIPITNYGVAISKLQGVLERVLRPFGY, from the coding sequence ATGTCTAAGGCACCACGAGGCGTCAGGCTGGTCATCGCCCTTGCCGGACGCCGCAACGCGGGCAAATCGTCCCTGATCAATGCCCTGACCGGACAGGAAACCGCCATTGTTTCGGACACGCCGGGCACCACCACCGACCCTGTGGCCAAGCACTACGAACTGCTGCCGCTGGGCCCGGTGACGTTTTACGACACCGCCGGGCTGGACGACGAGGGCGAGCTGGGCGAGTTGCGCGTCAAGGCTACACGCAAGATTCTCTACCGCTGCGACGTGGCCGTGATCGTGCTCGGAGAGGAGGGGCTCACCGACTACGAGCAGAAACTGCTCGCCACCGTACGCGAGATGGGCATCCCCTACATTCTGGTCTGGAACAAGGCGGACCTTCGCAACGCCACGGGGGGTCCGGTGCAGGTGAACGGCCAGACCGTGGACTGTCTGGACGTGTCGGCTGCGGACGGCACCAACGTGACCCGGCTGAAGGAACTGATCATCGACTCGGTGCCGCCCGAATACCGTCAGGAACGACTCATCGTGGGCGACCTGATCAACGAGGGCGATTCCGTGCTCTGCGTGGTGCCCATCGACCTTGCCGCGCCCAAGGGACGCCTGATCCTGCCGCAGGTGCAGGTGCTGCGCGAAATTCTGGACTGCGACGCCATGGGCACGGTGGTCAAGGAACGGGAAATAGAGGCGGCCCTCGACGGGTTCAGCCGCAAGCCCGCACTGGTTGTCACGGATTCGCAGGTGGTTATGAGCGTGGCCGGGGACGTACCCGACGACATTCCCCTGACCACGTTTTCCACGCTGTTCGCGCGCTACAAGGGCGACCTCGACTGTCTGGTTCAAGGAGCCTCGGCCATTGACGACCTCAAGGACGGCGATTCCGTGCTCATCGGCGAGGCCTGTTCGCACCACGATGTGGCCGACGATATCGGCCGGGTCAAGATTCCGCGCTGGATGACCCGCTACACGGGCCGCGACCTGAATTTCGAGGTCTATTCCGGCCACGATTTCCCCGAAGATCTGGAACGGTTCAGCCTCGTGGTCCACTGCGGGGCGTGCATGCTCAACCGCACCGGAATGCTGCGGCGCATTGCCGAGTGTTCCCGCCGCAACATACCCATAACCAACTACGGCGTGGCCATCTCCAAATTGCAGGGTGTGCTGGAGCGCGTTCTCAGGCCGTTCGGCTACTGA